The Streptomyces sp. NBC_01244 genome contains a region encoding:
- a CDS encoding HelD family protein, with protein sequence MPAHAHVTDPDADPDAAPYADAAATDPLGRERAHLAASRSALRAMREDVQNLDIRDVTANWVNAIVLQAQIDDRIKALADLAHTPLFFGRLNYLHAPGAELAEGAEGEQFYIGRRHVHDAGGDPMVIDWRAPVSQPFYRASKNDPQDIGLRRRFGYTGGELTAYEDEHLSDPAEAAAVSKLLQQEIERPRVGPMRDIVATIQPEQDEIVRSGLSGSVCVQGGPGTGKTAVGLHRVAYLLYAHRDRLARTGTLVIGPNRSFLHYIEQVLPALGELEVKQATVDDLVARADLEVRGADAAETAVVKGDARMAEVLRRAVHSHVSEPVEPLMVVRGSRRWRVPAYEIAEIVAELQNRDIRYGAARDALPQRISHAVLVRMEQAGEAPDDRVQDAVARTPAVKAVVKAVWPLVEPAKLVLRLLSDAEFLAEHADGILSEREQRLLLWAKPARSVKSVKWSAADLVLIDETTDLVERTHSLGHVVIDEAQDLSPMQYRAVGRRCTTGSATVLGDLAQGTTPWATRSWDEALGHLGKPGAVLEELTAGFRVPREVIAYASRLLPAISPGLSPVSSVRETPGSLIVSPVESPSALPAAVIAACRASLEHEGSIGLIAADARIAELAEALLAAGLPYLSPGEETTAQSRLTLVPASLAKGLEYDYVVLHEPADVVAGEPDERTGLRRLYVCLTRAVSGLTLLHTTPLPEPLAPTGP encoded by the coding sequence GTGCCCGCGCACGCCCACGTCACCGACCCCGACGCCGACCCCGACGCCGCCCCTTATGCCGACGCGGCCGCCACCGATCCCCTGGGTCGCGAGCGGGCCCACCTCGCCGCCTCCCGGTCCGCGCTCCGCGCGATGCGCGAGGACGTCCAGAACCTCGACATCCGCGACGTCACCGCGAACTGGGTCAACGCGATCGTCCTCCAGGCCCAGATCGACGACCGGATCAAGGCGCTCGCCGACCTCGCCCACACCCCCCTCTTCTTCGGCCGCCTCAACTACCTGCACGCGCCCGGCGCGGAGCTCGCCGAGGGCGCGGAGGGCGAGCAGTTCTACATCGGCCGCCGCCACGTCCACGACGCGGGCGGCGACCCCATGGTGATCGACTGGCGCGCGCCGGTCTCCCAGCCCTTCTACCGGGCCTCGAAGAACGACCCGCAGGACATCGGGCTGCGCCGCCGCTTCGGCTACACGGGCGGCGAGCTGACCGCGTACGAGGACGAGCACCTCTCCGACCCGGCCGAGGCGGCGGCCGTCAGCAAGCTGCTCCAGCAGGAGATCGAGCGCCCGCGCGTCGGCCCCATGCGCGACATCGTGGCGACGATCCAGCCCGAGCAGGACGAGATCGTCCGTTCCGGCCTGTCGGGCTCCGTCTGCGTGCAGGGCGGTCCCGGCACCGGAAAGACGGCCGTCGGCCTGCACCGTGTCGCGTACCTCCTCTACGCGCACCGCGACCGCCTCGCCCGCACCGGCACCCTGGTCATCGGGCCGAACCGTTCCTTCCTGCACTACATCGAGCAGGTCCTGCCCGCCCTCGGCGAGCTGGAGGTGAAGCAGGCCACCGTCGACGACCTGGTCGCCCGCGCGGACCTGGAGGTACGCGGCGCGGACGCCGCCGAAACCGCCGTGGTCAAGGGCGATGCCCGGATGGCGGAGGTCCTGCGCCGCGCGGTCCACTCGCACGTGTCGGAGCCCGTCGAACCGCTGATGGTGGTCCGCGGATCGCGCCGCTGGCGGGTGCCCGCGTACGAGATCGCCGAGATCGTCGCCGAGCTCCAGAACCGCGACATCCGCTACGGAGCCGCCCGCGACGCCCTCCCGCAGCGGATCTCGCACGCGGTCCTCGTCCGCATGGAGCAGGCGGGCGAGGCGCCCGACGACCGGGTCCAGGACGCGGTGGCGCGCACTCCCGCCGTGAAGGCCGTGGTCAAGGCCGTGTGGCCACTGGTGGAACCGGCCAAGCTGGTGCTGCGCCTCCTCTCCGACGCGGAGTTCCTCGCGGAGCACGCGGACGGGATCCTGTCGGAGCGGGAACAGCGGCTGCTGCTGTGGGCCAAGCCGGCGCGCAGCGTGAAGTCGGTGAAGTGGTCGGCGGCGGACCTGGTCCTCATCGACGAGACGACCGACCTGGTCGAGCGCACGCACTCGCTCGGCCACGTCGTCATCGACGAGGCGCAGGACCTCTCCCCGATGCAGTACCGGGCGGTCGGCCGGCGCTGCACGACCGGCTCCGCGACGGTCCTGGGAGACCTCGCCCAGGGCACGACCCCGTGGGCGACGCGCAGCTGGGACGAAGCGCTGGGGCACCTGGGCAAGCCCGGCGCGGTGCTGGAGGAACTGACGGCGGGCTTCCGCGTGCCGCGCGAGGTCATCGCCTACGCCTCGCGGCTGCTACCGGCGATCTCGCCGGGCCTGTCGCCGGTCTCCTCGGTCCGTGAGACCCCGGGCTCGCTGATCGTCTCCCCGGTCGAGTCCCCCTCCGCCCTTCCGGCGGCGGTGATCGCGGCCTGCCGGGCCTCTCTCGAGCACGAGGGGTCGATCGGGCTGATCGCGGCGGACGCGCGGATCGCGGAGCTGGCGGAGGCGCTGCTGGCGGCCGGCCTGCCCTACCTCTCGCCCGGCGAGGAGACGACTGCGCAGTCGCGGCTGACGCTGGTGCCGGCGTCGCTCGCGAAGGGTCTGGAGTACGACTACGTCGTGCTGCACGAGCCGGCGGACGTGGTGGCGGGCGAGCCCGACGAACGCACCGGCCTGCGCCGCCTCTACGTCTGCCTCACCCGAGCCGTCTCGGGCCTCACCCTC